In a genomic window of uncultured Sphaerochaeta sp.:
- a CDS encoding DUF2586 family protein — translation MARGHVNNSILDGALGVQPAASTGIFGAVGVAAAGYGQGILILTTAADAQEKLLAGPLRDLIVSALSLANTTVYAVPLLGTVDGVVSAVLKAAAATGTGSMTVSGLPRNDYDVSVEIKGSGGLNEASAVVTVDGIPSARFTIAEDGKYVIAGTGLTLTFVAGVEGISFAAGDVFTFSTSAPSATNAEMLAGIDTLLESSYAFEWIAVAGITDAAMWAALATKATGAEAFYRYIHFKAQARYLDDGETIDQWVAALTGDERGLTVGGRVQVYAAHLLQADPFGATDVRGAIGLACGMSARRDVQEPVDAVRNGSVSGVVKLLPEGINGGHIDALDNAGYATLTTYIGLTGAYITHGRMFAEGTSDYGLEERRRVMDLACHRIRTAQLMYLNDTVSIAADGSMEGIEMFKAISQQVLNDMAAAGQISAGEIEIDPNQNILSTETIETRVKIVPLGKMTFIENVISYANPVLEEE, via the coding sequence ATGGCAAGAGGACATGTAAACAATTCGATCCTGGACGGTGCGCTGGGCGTGCAGCCTGCCGCATCCACCGGGATTTTCGGTGCCGTCGGTGTGGCAGCCGCCGGCTATGGCCAGGGGATTCTTATCCTCACAACCGCAGCAGACGCCCAGGAGAAGCTTCTGGCCGGACCGCTTCGTGATCTGATCGTGTCGGCCCTGTCGCTGGCCAACACCACCGTGTATGCGGTTCCTCTTCTGGGGACTGTGGACGGTGTGGTCTCCGCCGTGCTCAAGGCTGCGGCCGCTACCGGCACCGGCAGCATGACCGTTTCCGGACTTCCGCGCAACGACTACGACGTGAGCGTCGAGATCAAGGGCAGCGGCGGTCTCAACGAGGCTTCGGCCGTAGTCACCGTGGACGGCATCCCGTCCGCTCGGTTCACCATTGCAGAGGATGGCAAGTATGTGATCGCCGGAACCGGTCTGACACTGACCTTCGTTGCAGGGGTCGAGGGAATTTCCTTCGCCGCCGGCGATGTGTTCACCTTCAGCACCAGCGCTCCGAGCGCAACCAACGCCGAGATGCTTGCAGGCATTGATACTCTGCTTGAGTCTTCCTACGCGTTCGAGTGGATCGCCGTGGCAGGCATCACTGATGCAGCCATGTGGGCTGCCCTGGCAACCAAGGCAACCGGCGCCGAAGCCTTTTACCGCTACATCCACTTCAAGGCGCAGGCCAGGTACCTGGATGATGGCGAGACGATCGACCAATGGGTGGCGGCTCTTACCGGGGATGAACGCGGCTTGACCGTGGGCGGCCGGGTGCAGGTTTATGCTGCACATCTTTTGCAGGCCGACCCGTTCGGCGCTACCGATGTGCGTGGTGCGATCGGTCTTGCCTGCGGCATGAGCGCCAGACGCGACGTGCAGGAACCGGTGGACGCGGTGCGCAATGGTTCGGTCAGCGGCGTGGTGAAGCTGCTCCCCGAGGGGATCAACGGCGGACACATCGACGCATTGGACAATGCCGGTTATGCGACGCTCACCACCTACATCGGCCTCACCGGCGCGTACATCACCCATGGGCGGATGTTCGCCGAGGGCACCAGCGACTACGGACTGGAGGAGCGCAGGCGGGTTATGGACCTTGCATGCCACCGCATCCGGACCGCCCAGCTGATGTACCTCAACGACACGGTATCCATCGCCGCCGACGGCAGCATGGAAGGCATCGAGATGTTCAAGGCAATCAGCCAGCAGGTGCTCAATGACATGGCGGCAGCCGGTCAGATCAGCGCCGGCGAGATCGAGATCGACCCCAACCAGAACATCTTGAGCACCGAGACGATCGAGACGCGCGTCAAGATCGTTCCGCTTGGCAAGATGACCTTCATCGAGAACGTCATCAGCTACGCAAACCCAGTCCTTGAGGAGGAATAG
- a CDS encoding phage tail tape measure protein, translated as MKNFVANIKLVLQDSFSSGLNAARTSVKGIGESLQGLQANTGLLQTASSLGLMAASTEQYRQKLVASLAEPSRKAGELEQSLAAATTVMNAGNTVDGSVAKTYDLLRKQALSWASGHAEGSRIASVSASEYAATTYSMLSAGLKTEAAIAATNRSLILAKGTMGDNKTAADLLAISYNTMGDKTADIDSEMSRLADTIANTQATFQIANLGQLNEGLKYGIPVAQKYGIAWTELNTIIGQLNTSGLSGSLAGTSLSSMMAQMNKASGKLGFNIAYNEQGGTDVIGTLENIQKKFGDVTKLAPNVQMAFDEAFGTEGGRALTLLSASLESLKANYGQIGASDGQSTMMAERMSDSFVEQTKRMENARSALQSQLGESTNKIQGQLMGVQTAWYNMAGAVLSTPIGGKLSTLVSGGTLATSALLKVGGTALNTTAQIATIAAMGGKAGGMLNLLKSSATLLASPLIGLGHGLAKIGGGIMAALPAMGTWITSMFSAAAAHWAVIAPVALIVAGVIALGVAIFMIVKHWDSIKAAAIGAWEGIKTAWGAAGQWLGGVWDSVTAGVLGAWQGVKQWFAGLWDSITGGAVAAFDWIVGKITAVATAIKQPFTWIKDKIGGLFGGDDSQQAPLEAPQVAASPIGQAPAPAGEPKKGIGTWIKDKVGGLFGRNEGKAAMDAMAAGIEGQAPVLADTTASAFGQTSAFIPHSDAKRGPFSTLTASGRAIPATLAKGLSQGGALLTRASENLFARVQVASPAANVLQFPTPEQEGSREAAAPQGQGGLLSALVDKLSKREQRIEKHYHTEIKQITLPDVKDIQDVIRFVSSLEQQFELDSTEEVAI; from the coding sequence TTGAAGAACTTTGTAGCCAATATAAAACTGGTTCTCCAGGACTCCTTCTCCAGTGGATTGAACGCGGCCCGTACCTCCGTCAAGGGGATCGGGGAAAGTCTGCAGGGCCTGCAAGCGAATACGGGGCTGCTGCAGACTGCGTCGTCTCTGGGGTTGATGGCCGCGTCGACCGAACAATACCGCCAGAAATTGGTGGCAAGCCTGGCCGAACCGTCCAGGAAAGCCGGCGAGCTTGAGCAGTCCCTGGCAGCTGCCACCACCGTAATGAATGCAGGCAACACCGTCGATGGATCGGTTGCCAAGACCTACGACCTGCTGCGCAAGCAGGCCCTCTCATGGGCCAGCGGCCATGCCGAGGGAAGCAGGATCGCTTCGGTGAGTGCATCCGAATATGCAGCCACCACCTACTCCATGCTTAGTGCCGGTCTCAAGACCGAGGCCGCCATCGCTGCGACGAACCGCAGCTTGATCCTTGCCAAGGGCACGATGGGCGACAACAAGACCGCCGCAGATCTCTTGGCCATTTCCTACAATACGATGGGAGACAAGACGGCGGACATAGATAGTGAGATGTCCCGACTTGCCGACACCATCGCCAACACCCAGGCGACCTTCCAGATCGCCAACCTCGGCCAGCTCAACGAGGGCCTAAAGTACGGCATCCCGGTTGCCCAGAAGTACGGCATCGCGTGGACCGAACTGAACACCATCATCGGCCAGCTGAACACCAGTGGCCTTTCCGGAAGTCTGGCCGGAACGTCGCTGTCTTCGATGATGGCGCAGATGAACAAGGCCAGCGGGAAGCTCGGCTTCAACATCGCATACAACGAACAGGGTGGAACCGATGTGATCGGCACCCTGGAGAACATACAGAAGAAATTCGGGGATGTGACCAAGCTTGCCCCCAACGTGCAGATGGCCTTCGATGAGGCGTTCGGCACCGAGGGTGGGCGTGCGCTCACCCTGCTTAGTGCATCGCTTGAGAGCCTCAAGGCGAACTATGGCCAGATCGGCGCATCGGACGGCCAGTCTACCATGATGGCCGAGCGCATGAGCGACAGCTTTGTCGAGCAGACCAAGCGCATGGAGAATGCCAGGAGCGCCCTGCAGTCCCAGCTGGGAGAGTCCACCAACAAGATTCAAGGCCAGCTGATGGGCGTGCAGACAGCCTGGTACAATATGGCAGGCGCTGTACTTTCCACGCCGATCGGCGGGAAACTTTCCACCCTGGTCTCCGGGGGAACCCTGGCTACAAGCGCCCTTCTGAAGGTCGGCGGGACCGCCTTGAACACCACCGCCCAGATCGCCACGATCGCGGCCATGGGAGGAAAGGCCGGGGGCATGCTGAACCTGCTCAAGAGCAGTGCCACCCTGTTGGCATCACCGCTGATTGGATTGGGCCATGGGCTTGCGAAGATCGGGGGCGGCATCATGGCGGCACTTCCGGCCATGGGCACGTGGATCACTTCCATGTTCAGCGCTGCTGCCGCCCATTGGGCCGTCATCGCCCCTGTTGCCCTCATTGTCGCCGGTGTGATCGCCCTGGGTGTGGCCATCTTTATGATCGTCAAGCATTGGGATTCCATCAAGGCTGCGGCTATCGGCGCATGGGAAGGCATCAAGACCGCCTGGGGCGCTGCCGGCCAATGGCTGGGTGGTGTCTGGGATTCTGTGACTGCCGGCGTCTTGGGTGCATGGCAAGGAGTGAAGCAGTGGTTCGCAGGCCTGTGGGATTCGATCACAGGCGGAGCGGTCGCGGCCTTCGATTGGATCGTGGGCAAGATCACCGCGGTTGCGACAGCCATCAAGCAGCCGTTCACCTGGATCAAGGACAAGATCGGTGGCTTGTTCGGCGGTGATGATTCACAGCAGGCTCCCCTGGAGGCTCCGCAGGTCGCAGCCTCCCCTATAGGACAGGCTCCTGCTCCCGCCGGCGAACCCAAGAAGGGCATCGGGACTTGGATCAAGGACAAGGTGGGCGGACTGTTTGGACGGAATGAAGGTAAGGCGGCGATGGATGCCATGGCTGCCGGCATCGAGGGACAGGCTCCTGTCTTGGCCGATACGACCGCTTCGGCTTTCGGCCAGACTTCCGCATTCATTCCCCACAGCGACGCCAAGCGCGGCCCGTTCTCCACGCTCACCGCTTCCGGACGTGCGATCCCTGCGACCTTGGCCAAGGGCCTGTCCCAGGGTGGCGCATTGCTTACCAGGGCGAGCGAGAACTTGTTCGCCCGTGTCCAGGTTGCATCCCCTGCAGCAAACGTGCTGCAGTTCCCCACCCCCGAGCAGGAAGGAAGCCGTGAGGCTGCAGCGCCCCAGGGACAAGGCGGCCTGCTCTCCGCATTGGTGGACAAGCTTTCCAAGCGAGAGCAGAGAATCGAGAAGCATTACCACACCGAGATCAAGCAGATCACCCTTCCGGATGTGAAGGATATCCAGGATGTAATCCGCTTCGTCTCTTCGCTTGAGCAACAGTTCGAGCTGGACAGTACGGAGGAGGTTGCCATATGA
- a CDS encoding baseplate J/gp47 family protein, producing the protein MAEDLSFLQKSDDEIRKDVIGVASEETGIRNFKSTGVLRGLLETFSRIVSTLYRGYLTPIYQQTNLETAGGRWLSMWGLMLGVVRLAATKTRGMATVSAYADGALAAGTWITVSGTTLRFRITEDVAFVAGTFQVPVEAEFAGSQYNISDDPGLLTRVIAGIESVHFGPDWITSAGTDEELDEAYRARISDRWMSQGQGNPPVSFEYYAMSVSGVKEIKLIRTPRGYGTVDVIVVSVAGIPSQALLDDVYQALYDHALICNDLQVKGPQQTAATIDVVFSGEATENEVQEAVLQYVYSLGIGGKLEIRQVYATLDALGLDSVEVISPARDISADEDSIIVAAVTATKV; encoded by the coding sequence ATGGCTGAAGACTTGTCTTTTCTGCAGAAAAGCGATGATGAGATACGCAAGGACGTGATCGGTGTTGCCTCCGAGGAGACCGGCATTCGCAACTTCAAGTCGACCGGTGTGCTCCGGGGACTGCTTGAAACCTTTTCCAGGATAGTCTCTACCCTGTATCGGGGTTATCTGACTCCGATCTACCAGCAGACCAACCTGGAAACGGCTGGCGGGCGCTGGCTTTCCATGTGGGGCCTTATGCTCGGCGTCGTGCGGCTTGCTGCAACCAAGACCCGGGGCATGGCCACAGTGAGTGCCTATGCCGATGGCGCATTGGCAGCAGGGACATGGATCACTGTTTCCGGAACCACGCTGCGCTTTCGGATCACCGAGGATGTGGCCTTTGTGGCCGGCACCTTCCAGGTTCCCGTCGAGGCGGAGTTCGCTGGTTCACAGTACAACATCAGCGATGACCCCGGCCTGCTTACCCGGGTGATTGCCGGCATTGAAAGCGTTCACTTCGGCCCCGACTGGATCACCTCCGCCGGCACCGATGAGGAGTTGGACGAAGCGTATCGTGCAAGGATATCCGACCGATGGATGAGCCAGGGACAGGGCAACCCGCCGGTGTCGTTCGAGTACTATGCGATGAGTGTTTCCGGAGTGAAGGAGATCAAGCTGATCCGTACCCCGCGGGGTTACGGAACGGTTGATGTGATCGTGGTGTCGGTTGCCGGCATTCCCTCCCAGGCTCTACTCGATGACGTGTACCAGGCGTTGTATGACCATGCCTTGATCTGCAATGACCTGCAGGTGAAGGGTCCGCAGCAGACCGCCGCCACCATCGATGTGGTCTTCTCCGGAGAGGCGACCGAGAACGAGGTGCAGGAGGCAGTGCTGCAATATGTGTACAGCCTTGGCATCGGGGGCAAGCTTGAGATCAGGCAGGTGTATGCGACCCTTGACGCCCTTGGGCTTGACTCGGTGGAAGTCATCTCCCCGGCCAGGGATATAAGCGCTGACGAAGATTCGATCATCGTGGCTGCCGTGACGGCAACGAAGGTGTGA
- a CDS encoding four helix bundle protein, whose translation MTEDLRIFQKWTDATVEAWEVLKKYPKEEKFILANMTRESILMIGTLIDRVNVARGSEAKLRLVEDLDTQISKVKMLFHLAVELKYISVKTYGYMTGKIVEIGRLLGGWKKTIAGS comes from the coding sequence ATGACCGAGGATTTGAGAATATTTCAGAAGTGGACTGACGCCACCGTAGAAGCCTGGGAAGTATTGAAGAAGTATCCGAAGGAGGAAAAGTTCATTCTGGCCAACATGACGCGCGAGAGCATTTTGATGATCGGAACGCTGATTGATAGAGTGAACGTTGCCAGAGGGTCCGAAGCGAAGCTTAGGCTGGTGGAGGACCTGGATACACAGATTAGCAAGGTGAAAATGCTTTTTCACCTTGCTGTCGAGCTGAAGTACATTTCGGTGAAGACTTACGGCTATATGACAGGAAAAATTGTCGAGATCGGCCGCCTGCTTGGTGGATGGAAAAAGACCATTGCAGGCAGCTGA